One genomic region from Terriglobus aquaticus encodes:
- a CDS encoding OmpA family protein yields the protein MSRLGIFVSGVALAATLSAPALHAQEPNPTAGLSNAGQTARPAGELNGVPLYRVNVVSRDLDAVNYFHRSGSTKINFVGTPLASSVRGNAKVDSEKGRITINLHLDGLTPANGFGQEYLTYVLWAITPDGTPSNLGEVLPTGGGGKVDMTVTTNLQSFGMIVTAEPYFAVRVPSDLVVAQNEIINDRTEGVLEKVNAHFSLLPRGAYAQTAGPKTVMDPITRNEHSPLELYEAHNAYNIARMAGAEQFAPDILSQVRTNLQNADQMDASKHRDEKMEITYAREAVQRSEDARILSLRKQQQLAQQAQIDARHAAEQQAQQSQLEAAQAAAAAAQAQAAADREAAQRARAEADAANAQAAADQARAQADAAKQSVVAIRERLRAQLNAVLATQETARGLIVTLGDVLFDTGKYTLKQNAQISLAKVSAILQQYPDLRLQIEGYTDSVGSDELNQKLSDSRARATQDFLVQQGVSAANITAVGYGKTNPVADNSTAAGRAQNRRVEMVVSGPSIGVQTQDPTATPAGNAAPTGTAAPAGPAQ from the coding sequence ATGAGCCGACTCGGCATCTTTGTGTCGGGTGTGGCGCTTGCCGCTACCCTTTCTGCCCCCGCGCTCCATGCGCAGGAACCGAATCCGACCGCGGGCCTGAGCAATGCAGGCCAGACCGCGCGTCCCGCTGGTGAGTTGAACGGAGTTCCGCTGTACCGCGTGAACGTCGTGTCGCGCGACCTGGACGCGGTCAACTACTTCCATCGCAGCGGCTCCACCAAGATCAACTTTGTCGGCACACCACTCGCCTCCAGTGTGCGGGGTAATGCCAAGGTGGACAGCGAAAAGGGCCGCATCACGATCAACCTGCACCTGGATGGCCTGACGCCCGCCAACGGATTTGGCCAGGAGTACCTGACCTATGTGCTGTGGGCGATCACGCCCGACGGCACGCCCAGCAACCTGGGCGAGGTGCTGCCGACCGGTGGCGGCGGCAAGGTGGACATGACGGTCACCACAAATCTGCAGTCGTTCGGCATGATCGTCACGGCAGAACCCTACTTCGCGGTGCGTGTGCCCAGCGACCTGGTTGTCGCGCAGAATGAAATCATCAATGACCGTACTGAAGGCGTGCTGGAGAAAGTGAACGCACACTTCAGCCTGCTGCCACGCGGAGCCTACGCGCAGACTGCCGGCCCGAAGACAGTGATGGACCCCATCACCCGCAACGAGCACAGCCCACTGGAGCTGTACGAGGCACACAATGCGTACAACATTGCCCGCATGGCCGGTGCAGAGCAGTTTGCACCGGACATCCTCTCGCAGGTGCGGACCAATCTGCAGAACGCCGACCAGATGGACGCGAGCAAGCACCGCGACGAGAAGATGGAGATCACCTATGCTCGCGAGGCCGTGCAGCGGTCTGAGGATGCTCGCATCCTGAGCCTGCGCAAGCAGCAGCAATTGGCGCAGCAGGCGCAAATCGATGCGCGTCATGCGGCGGAACAGCAGGCGCAGCAGTCGCAACTGGAGGCGGCGCAGGCAGCGGCAGCAGCGGCACAGGCGCAGGCAGCGGCGGATCGCGAAGCAGCCCAGCGTGCACGGGCCGAGGCCGATGCGGCCAACGCACAGGCTGCGGCAGACCAGGCACGCGCACAGGCGGACGCGGCTAAGCAGTCGGTTGTCGCCATCCGCGAACGTCTGCGCGCCCAGTTGAATGCCGTGCTGGCGACGCAGGAAACGGCTCGCGGCCTGATCGTCACCCTGGGCGATGTTCTGTTCGACACGGGCAAGTACACGCTGAAGCAGAACGCACAGATCTCGCTCGCCAAGGTCTCCGCGATCCTGCAGCAATACCCGGACCTGCGCCTGCAGATTGAGGGATATACGGACTCGGTCGGCAGCGACGAACTGAACCAGAAGCTGAGCGACAGCCGTGCGCGGGCAACGCAGGACTTCCTGGTGCAGCAGGGTGTCAGCGCGGCGAACATCACCGCTGTCGGCTATGGCAAGACGAACCCTGTCGCCGACAACAGCACCGCCGCGGGACGAGCGCAGAATCGCCGTGTGGAGATGGTCGTTTCCGGCCCGTCGATCGGCGTCCAGACGCAGGACCCGACCGCGACTCCAGCAGGGAACGCTGCGCCGACCGGCACGGCTGCACCGGCAGGCCCGGCGCAGTAG